In Saccharomyces paradoxus chromosome IV, complete sequence, the DNA window CGCATGGAGTCCGCCTTCTTCGGGAGCCTTTGAAACGCAACTGTCTGGTAGACCATTTACTAGCTTGTTAGATTCAGGTACAGGAGGAGCCTGGTTTTTTTGCTTtgtgttttgttttttttgaaaaatgaaccTATCGAACATTTTGTGATCCAGTTTTGGCGATGCCACCTTGGGTCTCACACtcatttcattatttatcaatttccatattttcattaaaaCCGCTCTCTCTTTACAGCCTATGAAAATCGTCTTGGAACCGTCAATTTCTAGCATTTGATCATTTCTAAAGTGTATCCTCTCGACTTCACTCAGTTGTATTTCAAATTGTAGCTcaaattcttgttctttccGCATGCTGAgacttcttttcttgacaAACACAAGCCCTCTCCCTAAGTTCGTTATTACTaacattttcttgtaaaattttcctGAGTTAGTGGGAGGATCGATGTCAAAAGGGTTCTTGTAGTCTGGAGCTACATTCTCGAAATCTACAGATAAATCCTCTAAGTTCTGTACGGAAAGCGCTACCTCCTTCATCAACAAGACACGTTCATCCACATTTTGCAAAGAGCGTGACCAGAAGGTATCAGAAGAGCGACTTATGTTATCTTTCCCCCTTGATATGGTGGCAACTGAAGGAGATGAGAGAGATGCACgatcttttgaatttttcttctgagTCCTTTCGCGATCTGTGTTGTTGGGAACAGATCTAACAGATGTGCTCGATTTGCTCCCCAATTTGGGCTGGCCTGTGTAATCTTTGCTGAAGGCGGCTGTCGCAGCAGTCATGCTGATTACAGAACGCTCTTGAGAGGACACTGTTGGCGCTTGTGGCGCAGTATCCGCATGACTGTTACTAGCCAACTGAAGGTTGGCCATTTTGGCAGTGGTATCAAGTTCAGCAACTTTTTGCAGCGGCTTCATCGCCTCTGCACTTATTTTATATGGTTGTATCTCTGGTGGATTGCCATCCCAAACTGAACCATCTTCGAAATTTATTTCATGGAAGAAGATGTGCGCTTTGATCTGCTTGATGCTCAATCTATCGTTCGGCTCCCTAACCAACAGTTTTTTAACTAAGTCTTTTACTATTTGGGGGAAGCCTGCGGTGAATGCATATTGAATCTTCATTACTTTTTGGAACGTCAAATATTCATTGGCAGCCTTGAAAGGCGGCTTTCCCGCAAGCATTTGATATAGTATGCAACCGATAGCCCAAATATCGCAACGGGAATCCGTATAACTATCATTCAATAGCTCGGGAGAAACATACTCTGCGGTACCAACAAACGATTTTGATTTGGCATACAAATCGAAACAAGGTTCGCCATCCGCGGTGCTCGACGGTTTCTCCGGTAAAATTTTGGCTGTACCAAAATCTGTCAACTTTACTTTCATATCTTTGTCGAGCAAAATGTTTTCGGGCTTGATATCCCTGTGAATAATGCCGATATTGTGCAAGGAGTCAACGGCATCGATGATCTGCGACGCATAATAGCGCGCACATGTCTCGTTTAGCGACCCATACTTCTTAATCAAGCCCAAGAAATCACCGTGGGGGGCATATTCTAGAAGGAAATACAAACTTGCCTCGTCCTGGAAAGTAAAGTAAAGCCTAATTATTCCCTTAGTCCCGTTCAGCTTCTGCAAAGCCAGTTTCTCCACTGTGACGTatttgacttttttttgacgGATTAGATACTCTTTACTCAACACTTTAACTGCGTACTTCTTGCCCGAATCGCGAGCGGTAGCCAGAACAACACTAGAATATGATCCATCCCCGAGTTGCTCTCCAAACTTGAAGTCCTTTATCCCCATCTTAACGACATGCTTGGTCAGCTCCCCCGTAGTTGGATCGATAACGTCTTTGATGATTTTTGCCGCACCACGTTCTGCCCATTCTTCTCTTCTACGCCTCATAGACGGAGCAAGACCCATCTCGTGCTGCCTACCCGGGTCATCATTAGCCAGAGGGATGAAGCGATTGGTACTAGTCAATGCTTTATCCCCAAACTGACCCTGTGGTGAAGCCTGTAGTTCTGACTCATTCTGAGAATTACTGCCATCTACAAAGGGACGCGAATAATCTTGCGTTTGTGTATGTTCCGCAGATGTCGGTACCAGAGGCTTGGACAGCAGTGCGTGGTCTGCCTCTGTCAAAGACCTATTTCCCATATTAATAGTGTAGTAGTAGTATGCAAGCAAGTACACGTGCGCAAGTTATATCAGATAGTGACTGTCCAGCGGTACTCCTAGGACCTTGCTCTGTGTGGCTCTTATTGTCACTCCAGCAATATGTCAAATCCATCCATCAATAGCATtagtttgatttttcacGCTCCCTTAAACGAAAAAAGCCCTAATTAgctttccatttttctaGGGTTATTTAGTAAAATAAATAGGTCTTATTATGCAACCTTTAGGGTCCAAGCCCTTAACTCCGACAGTCGGGCAAGCCCGTTTTCCCAACGATTTTTCAAcggttttttttccctgCAGGGCATCGGTAATTTGACAATGCTCACGACCGATGCATGCAGCAATCAACGTAAAACCTTACTTAGCCGGTTACTCATGTATATACCAGACACACCAcacacacatatatatatatatatacatgtTGGCACTCTTTTGTTAAGAATTCGATTACTTTGGGAAAGACACATCAGTATCATCAGTTGAAACGGTAAGGAATTCCGCAAGCGCACAATTTAACTTTACAAAGTGATTCTGGTTCCTAACTGTTCTATTGTTTTCCCTTTTCGTCATTCGTTTTGTCATTAGTCGCCTTAATTGAGTcaagataaaagaaaaaaaatgagtATCACCACtactagaagaagaaatcaagaTAGTGTCTGCTGCAAGGCAACGACAGCATCCATTAAGGTGGAAGCTGTCTCGGACAAGACAGCTTTTggaaagcaaaaaatgttaCACAATTTCGATGAATTGCCAGAATGGCAAAAAGACAACGATAAGATTCTCACCGGGTACGTTCGAGAGACGCTGTCATGGAAAAAGTGCCTGCACTCTCTATTTTATTGGAACAACGAGACCGTGAACATTTATACACATTTGGTACCGGCTATCATATACTTCGTGTTTGCCATTACGTTGACCAACTACTTCCTAATCCCCGTTTTCCCCTCCACCTCCTGGTCCGATTACACCGTTATCAACATTTTCTTGATGGGCGCTTTCTCATGTCTCATGTGCAGTAGTTGTTTCCACTGCATGAAACAACACTCTGAAGAGCAAAGCAACTTCTGGAGCAAGCTCGACTACTTGGGAATCATCAGTTTGATTTCCTGTTCTATGATTCCTATAATATACTTCGGTTATTTTGACCACATATCGTACTTCAGTCTGTTCACGATTGTTACCCTAGTCCTGGCTACATTTTGTACGATCTGTGTCCTGCACGACAAGTTTAATACTTCTACCTTTCGTCCATTTAGAGCTATGTTTTTCATATTATTTGGATTTAGTGGCCTGCTCCCATTGACTACGGGGTTTTTCAAGTTTGGTATCCAAGGAGTTCTTAACAGGATAAAAGTGAGCTTTGTGTTTTGGGAAGCCCTCTTTTACATTTCAGGAGCTGTTATCTACGGGTTTAGGATTCCTGAAACTTTGGCTCCAGGGAAGTTCGATTTCTTCGGTAGCTCtcatcaaatatttcatattATGGTGGTTCTTGGCTCCGTATGCCACTTGAAAGCCATTATCGATTCTTACAAATTAATGCATTCCCACATCCACCCTTGATGGGCCCACAACtacaaaatcaaaataaataaCATATTATATATCTAAGGTTAGAAAATAATTAAACACAAAAAAAGTCTTTATTCCTCTTTAGAGATTCGTCACATTCTGCTTTAATTATAGATGGGATTTTGGCAGATACTTCGCTTCATTGACCTAATTAATTTTGCCTTACCAAATTAAATATTGCCGAAAAATAAAGGTTTAAATTAGTGAAGCTACTACAAAGGAAAGAAGTAAGACTAACAAACTTTTGCACATTTTTCGGTACGTCTCCACTTCAccaaagggaaaaaaagaataaaatttataaatctATCACACTATGAGCACGAGATCAAAGGCTCTGAATGCATACAGGCATGGCTTGAGAGCAGCTCGAATAGCTTTCCAGAATGATACTGAAGTATTACTAGCCGCGAGAGCCAAAATGCGTTCAGGCATGTTATGTCCCCCAAATCCTAAACTAACCACAGAGGAACAGGTCCAACATTTAGAAGACGTGGCTGTTTTCCTGAGACGAAACTTGGTTCAGGGTAAAAAAGTTGATTGCGCAAATAAAAAGGAGCCTAGGTACCATTTGAACATTCACAAAGACACCGAACTGGGTGATAATGAAACGGTTGCAGACCCCACAGCAAGAGTGAAAACAAACTTAAAGGCAAGACCATTCAAGTGCTCTGATAAGAAGCAATGATAACGCTTTCATGTTGTCTTATTTATTCTTCCCTTTTTCCTGGGAAGCAATCTACATGTAAATACTTCTCCAATGCTTAGCAGCCTTGGGGTCACATATAGTCCGATTCAGCACGATATACCGTTgcatttattatatatatacatatgtataCGTATAGTTTGGTCTAGTTGATGTGTGC includes these proteins:
- the IZH1 gene encoding PAQR-type receptor (Membrane protein involved in zinc ion homeostasis~similar to YDR492W); this translates as MSITTTRRRNQDSVCCKATTASIKVEAVSDKTAFGKQKMLHNFDELPEWQKDNDKILTGYVRETLSWKKCLHSLFYWNNETVNIYTHLVPAIIYFVFAITLTNYFLIPVFPSTSWSDYTVINIFLMGAFSCLMCSSCFHCMKQHSEEQSNFWSKLDYLGIISLISCSMIPIIYFGYFDHISYFSLFTIVTLVLATFCTICVLHDKFNTSTFRPFRAMFFILFGFSGLLPLTTGFFKFGIQGVLNRIKVSFVFWEALFYISGAVIYGFRIPETLAPGKFDFFGSSHQIFHIMVVLGSVCHLKAIIDSYKLMHSHIHP
- the PKH1 gene encoding serine/threonine protein kinase PKH1 (Serine/threonine protein kinase~similar to YDR490C), whose amino-acid sequence is MGNRSLTEADHALLSKPLVPTSAEHTQTQDYSRPFVDGSNSQNESELQASPQGQFGDKALTSTNRFIPLANDDPGRQHEMGLAPSMRRRREEWAERGAAKIIKDVIDPTTGELTKHVVKMGIKDFKFGEQLGDGSYSSVVLATARDSGKKYAVKVLSKEYLIRQKKVKYVTVEKLALQKLNGTKGIIRLYFTFQDEASLYFLLEYAPHGDFLGLIKKYGSLNETCARYYASQIIDAVDSLHNIGIIHRDIKPENILLDKDMKVKLTDFGTAKILPEKPSSTADGEPCFDLYAKSKSFVGTAEYVSPELLNDSYTDSRCDIWAIGCILYQMLAGKPPFKAANEYLTFQKVMKIQYAFTAGFPQIVKDLVKKLLVREPNDRLSIKQIKAHIFFHEINFEDGSVWDGNPPEIQPYKISAEAMKPLQKVAELDTTAKMANLQLASNSHADTAPQAPTVSSQERSVISMTAATAAFSKDYTGQPKLGSKSSTSVRSVPNNTDRERTQKKNSKDRASLSSPSVATISRGKDNISRSSDTFWSRSLQNVDERVLLMKEVALSVQNLEDLSVDFENVAPDYKNPFDIDPPTNSGKFYKKMLVITNLGRGLVFVKKRSLSMRKEQEFELQFEIQLSEVERIHFRNDQMLEIDGSKTIFIGCKERAVLMKIWKLINNEMSVRPKVASPKLDHKMFDRFIFQKKQNTKQKNQAPPVPESNKLVNGLPDSCVSKAPEEGGLHAKRPTSLQTRSSSNYSKLLARSTQMRKNITRTNEK
- the MZM1 gene encoding Mzm1p (Protein required for assembly of the cytochrome bc(1) complex~similar to YDR493W); translated protein: MSTRSKALNAYRHGLRAARIAFQNDTEVLLAARAKMRSGMLCPPNPKLTTEEQVQHLEDVAVFLRRNLVQGKKVDCANKKEPRYHLNIHKDTELGDNETVADPTARVKTNLKARPFKCSDKKQ